The following proteins are encoded in a genomic region of Lycium ferocissimum isolate CSIRO_LF1 unplaced genomic scaffold, AGI_CSIRO_Lferr_CH_V1 ctg6259, whole genome shotgun sequence:
- the LOC132045201 gene encoding uncharacterized protein LOC132045201, giving the protein MDLMNCVFKPYLDQFVVVFIDDILIYSKNSEDHEKHLRIVLQILQEKKLYAELSKSEGVKVDPSKIQAIVEWKPPKSPTKVRSFLGLAGYYRRAMNACLAFNSNGSIAASLQVKPVLREHVKEAQKLDEKLVKLIKEVQTGEKLDFKLREDGVLLYQNRMDYPLERLAELYVNEIVRIHGVPVLLYLTKTQGLHPDSGLACKKLWALG; this is encoded by the exons CTTATCTTGATCAATTTGTAGTGgtctttatagatgatattttaatatattccaAGAATAGTGAAGATCATGAAAAGCATCTTCGAATTGTTTTGCAAATTTTGCAAGAGAAAAAGCTTTATGCTGAgctttccaaat CTGAAGGTGTGAAGGTGGATCCTAGTAAGATTCAAGCTATTGTTGAATGGAAACCACCTAAAAGTCCAACTAAagtaagaagtttcttgggtttagcaggatactatagaag AGCTATGAATGCTTGTCTTGCATTTAATTCTAATGGCTCTATTGCTGCTAGTTTGCAAGTCAAGCCAGTTCTACGTGAACATGTGAAAGAAGCACAAAAGTTAGATGAGAAGCTTGTGAAATTGATCAAAGAAGTTCAAACTGGAGAAAAGCTTGATTTTAAATTAAGGGAGGATGGTGTTCTACTTTATCAAAATAG AATGGACTACCCACTTGAACGTTTAGCAGAATTGTACGTTAATGAGATTGTGAGGATACACGGTGTTCCTGTTCTATTGTATCTGACCAAGACCCAAGGTTTACATCCAGATTCTGGACTAGCTTGCAAGAAGCTTTGGGCACTAGGTTGA